One window of the Natronomonas marina genome contains the following:
- a CDS encoding FIST signal transduction protein → MTTSFGTGLRSGTDGRTVGEGAAADAMAAAGVDGQPGLAVVFCSSRYDYEAVLDGVRGATEGAPLLGCSSAGEFTEAGVESGSVGVAVLDGDTHRAFTGLGRGLRADETAAMEAAAREVPPRVEGYPHRSAVILHDGLSGNGEELSLAVPDVLGPDTSLAGGSAGDDLEMEATHVFRNETVAEDAVALGAVASKRPVQVGVAHGHETISPPLEVTAADGNVVHELDGEPAYEVWKDHVREEVAADGHDLDALEPGEEALSAALTNYAFGLETGNGLKVRWPGPTKTTDGPMEFTCSIPEGTVMRVTAGTNEAQKASARRAARAAMAGTDGDVAGALVFDCICRSTALGDGFDEAVAGMYDELGVPMLGFETYGELAMERGQLSGYHNTTSVVMVFPE, encoded by the coding sequence ATGACGACCAGCTTCGGAACCGGGCTTCGCTCCGGGACGGACGGTCGGACGGTGGGGGAGGGGGCGGCCGCGGATGCGATGGCGGCGGCCGGCGTCGACGGGCAGCCGGGTCTCGCCGTCGTGTTCTGTTCGAGCCGCTACGACTACGAGGCGGTTCTCGACGGCGTCCGGGGCGCCACGGAGGGAGCACCGCTCCTGGGCTGTTCGTCCGCCGGGGAGTTCACCGAGGCGGGCGTCGAGTCGGGCAGCGTCGGCGTGGCCGTCCTCGACGGGGACACCCACCGGGCGTTCACCGGGCTGGGTCGCGGGCTGCGGGCCGACGAGACGGCGGCGATGGAGGCCGCCGCCCGGGAGGTGCCGCCGCGGGTCGAGGGCTACCCGCACCGCTCGGCGGTCATCCTCCACGACGGGCTCTCGGGCAACGGCGAGGAGCTATCGCTGGCCGTGCCGGACGTGCTGGGGCCGGACACCAGCCTCGCGGGCGGGTCGGCCGGCGACGACCTCGAGATGGAGGCGACCCACGTCTTCCGTAACGAAACCGTCGCCGAGGACGCCGTCGCGCTCGGCGCCGTCGCCTCGAAGCGCCCTGTGCAGGTCGGCGTCGCCCACGGCCACGAGACCATCTCGCCGCCGCTGGAGGTCACGGCCGCCGACGGGAACGTCGTCCACGAACTCGACGGCGAACCGGCCTACGAGGTCTGGAAGGACCACGTCCGCGAGGAGGTGGCCGCCGACGGCCACGACCTCGACGCCCTGGAACCGGGCGAGGAGGCGCTGTCGGCCGCGCTGACGAACTACGCGTTCGGGCTGGAGACGGGCAACGGCCTGAAGGTCCGCTGGCCGGGGCCGACGAAGACGACCGACGGCCCGATGGAGTTCACCTGTTCGATACCCGAAGGGACCGTGATGCGGGTCACCGCCGGTACCAACGAGGCACAGAAGGCCTCCGCCCGGCGGGCCGCGAGGGCGGCGATGGCGGGCACGGACGGGGACGTCGCCGGCGCGCTCGTCTTCGACTGCATCTGTCGGTCGACGGCGCTCGGCGACGGGTTCGACGAGGCCGTCGCCGGGATGTACGACGAACTCGGGGTCCCGATGCTCGGCTTCGAGACCTACGGCGAGTTGGCCATGGAGCGAGGCCAGCTCAGCGGCTACCACAACACCACGTCGGTCGTGATGGTGTTTCCGGAGTGA
- a CDS encoding TRAM domain-containing protein: MPDCPLADDCPSFSERIEGMGCQHYGDRGGAEWCSHYNQPIRDLKQQPVKLGEEVVVDVEDIHESGAGVGRTEDGFIVMVDGVLPEARARVEITEVRSNHARAEELERLPMDDEDAEGESGAEDGGEAKSEREKALDRERLGSRENFWGN; this comes from the coding sequence ATGCCGGACTGCCCACTCGCGGACGACTGCCCCAGTTTCTCCGAGCGGATCGAGGGGATGGGGTGCCAGCACTACGGCGACCGCGGCGGCGCCGAGTGGTGTTCCCACTACAACCAGCCCATCCGTGACCTCAAACAACAGCCCGTCAAGCTCGGCGAGGAGGTCGTCGTCGACGTCGAGGACATCCACGAGTCGGGCGCCGGCGTCGGCCGAACCGAGGACGGCTTCATCGTGATGGTCGACGGCGTGCTGCCCGAGGCCCGCGCGAGGGTCGAGATAACGGAGGTCCGCTCGAACCACGCCCGCGCCGAGGAACTGGAGCGACTCCCGATGGACGACGAGGACGCCGAGGGGGAGTCGGGAGCCGAAGACGGCGGGGAAGCGAAGAGCGAACGGGAGAAGGCACTCGACCGCGAGCGGCTGGGCAGCCGCGAGAACTTCTGGGGCAACTGA
- a CDS encoding Tfx family DNA-binding protein — translation MSLPDPDELLERAGFDEEGGVLTRRQAEVLAFRERGVSQADIADRLGTSRANVSSVESSARENVAKARETVAFAEALSAPVQVTVEAGTDLYDVPNMVYSACDEAGVKVNRTAPEVMRLVGDAAGDAVHGREVRREITVSVTNDGSVRVRE, via the coding sequence GTGAGCCTCCCCGACCCCGACGAGTTGCTCGAACGGGCGGGCTTCGACGAGGAGGGGGGCGTCCTCACGCGACGGCAGGCCGAGGTGCTGGCGTTCCGCGAGCGGGGCGTCTCGCAGGCCGACATCGCCGACCGGCTCGGTACCTCCCGGGCGAACGTCTCCAGCGTCGAGTCCAGCGCCCGCGAGAACGTCGCCAAGGCCCGCGAGACGGTCGCCTTCGCGGAGGCGCTGTCGGCCCCGGTCCAGGTAACCGTCGAGGCCGGGACCGACCTCTACGACGTGCCGAACATGGTGTACTCGGCCTGCGACGAGGCCGGCGTGAAGGTCAACCGGACCGCGCCCGAGGTGATGCGGCTGGTCGGCGACGCCGCCGGCGACGCCGTCCACGGCCGGGAGGTCCGGCGGGAAATCACCGTCAGCGTCACGAACGACGGGTCGGTCCGCGTCCGCGAGTGA
- a CDS encoding sensor histidine kinase translates to MSQERIGAGDGTVALEELIEAFSATVGYERAESVVTESADAAGVDDDRECAPGEAEAICAHAEAAYDDPIGAVARTLRNRIRLRHLGGEEADDVRTLFSRTTDAVVEVEFRDDDPVVRRTNPAFDDLFEVGPEAVGRSVTGLGVPPASDDRWAALVDRLRDGDDIDLELTEGDRDFRLRGVGLLRDGAVDRAYLAYTDISERKARERELRRQNEHLEAFASVVSHDLRNPLTVARGHLELAREEADVPYAEDIAAAHDRIERIIEEMLALARHGQTIAEPTPVAVHDTAREAWANVATGEADLEPAGVDRAVYSDRERLLHVFENLFRNSVEHAAGEETRSDADAGDDGGRSDRGEGLTVRVGVEDGVLYVADDGPGIPPDRRDEVFEAGTTDAEDGTGLGLFIVKQIAEAHGWSVELTDSAEGGARFEFEGVEVVE, encoded by the coding sequence ATGAGCCAGGAACGGATCGGCGCTGGCGACGGGACCGTCGCCTTGGAGGAGCTAATCGAGGCGTTCAGCGCGACGGTCGGCTACGAGCGCGCGGAGTCGGTCGTCACGGAGAGTGCCGACGCCGCCGGCGTCGACGACGACCGGGAGTGTGCGCCGGGGGAGGCGGAGGCCATCTGCGCCCACGCCGAGGCGGCCTACGACGACCCTATCGGCGCCGTCGCGCGGACCCTGCGGAACCGGATCCGGCTCCGTCACCTCGGCGGCGAGGAGGCCGACGACGTCAGGACGCTGTTCTCCCGGACGACCGACGCCGTCGTCGAGGTGGAGTTCCGGGACGACGATCCGGTTGTTCGGCGAACCAACCCGGCCTTCGACGACCTCTTCGAGGTGGGTCCGGAAGCAGTCGGGCGGTCGGTCACCGGTCTCGGGGTGCCGCCCGCGAGCGACGACCGGTGGGCGGCGCTGGTCGACCGGCTCCGGGACGGCGACGACATCGACCTCGAGTTGACCGAGGGCGACCGCGACTTCCGGCTCCGCGGGGTCGGCCTGCTCCGGGACGGCGCCGTCGACCGCGCGTACCTCGCCTACACCGACATCAGCGAGCGGAAGGCCCGCGAGCGGGAGCTCCGCCGGCAGAACGAGCACCTCGAGGCGTTCGCGTCGGTCGTCAGCCACGACCTCCGGAACCCGCTGACGGTCGCCAGGGGCCACCTCGAACTCGCCCGCGAGGAGGCCGACGTGCCGTACGCCGAGGACATCGCCGCCGCCCACGACCGCATCGAGCGAATCATCGAGGAGATGCTCGCGCTGGCTCGCCACGGCCAGACGATAGCGGAGCCGACGCCGGTCGCCGTCCACGACACCGCCCGCGAGGCGTGGGCGAACGTGGCCACCGGCGAGGCCGACCTCGAACCCGCGGGCGTCGACCGGGCGGTCTACTCCGACCGCGAGCGACTGTTGCACGTCTTCGAGAACCTGTTCCGGAACAGCGTCGAACACGCGGCCGGCGAGGAAACCCGGTCCGACGCCGACGCCGGGGACGACGGGGGACGGTCGGATCGCGGCGAGGGCCTCACGGTCCGCGTCGGGGTCGAGGACGGCGTCCTCTACGTCGCCGACGACGGCCCCGGAATCCCGCCCGACCGCCGCGACGAGGTGTTCGAGGCCGGCACCACCGACGCCGAGGACGGGACCGGGCTGGGGCTGTTCATCGTCAAGCAGATCGCCGAGGCCCACGGCTGGTCCGTCGAGTTGACCGACAGCGCCGAGGGGGGCGCGCGCTTCGAGTTCGAGGGCGTCGAGGTCGTGGAGTGA
- a CDS encoding SDR family oxidoreductase, translating to MDLGIEGNAALVTAGTAGLGLASAEALAREGCDVAVCGRDADRLARAEDRLAATGDGDVLAVSADITEHDEIEGFVGKTIQTFGRLDHVVTSAGGPPSGSFLDTDDEDWYHAYDLLVMSVVRTVRAAHPTITEDGGGTIVCITSRSVQEVIDELVLSNAVRRGVIGLMKTLSHEFAPAVRTNAVLPGAHETGRIEELVEDAVERGDYEDYGAGLDDWADDVPLERIGEPRELGEAVAWLCSERASYLNGAAVPVDGGSTRSV from the coding sequence ATGGACCTCGGAATCGAGGGGAACGCGGCACTGGTGACGGCGGGTACCGCGGGGCTCGGCCTGGCGAGCGCGGAGGCGCTCGCCCGGGAGGGCTGTGATGTCGCGGTGTGTGGCCGCGACGCCGACCGTCTGGCGCGGGCCGAAGACCGCCTGGCGGCGACCGGCGACGGCGACGTGCTCGCGGTGAGCGCCGACATCACCGAACACGACGAAATCGAGGGGTTCGTCGGGAAGACCATCCAGACGTTCGGCCGACTGGACCACGTCGTCACGAGCGCGGGCGGCCCGCCGTCGGGGTCGTTCCTCGACACCGACGACGAGGACTGGTATCACGCCTACGACCTGCTGGTGATGAGCGTCGTCCGGACGGTCCGGGCGGCCCACCCGACCATCACCGAGGACGGCGGCGGCACCATCGTCTGCATCACCAGCCGGTCGGTCCAGGAGGTCATCGACGAGCTGGTGCTGTCGAACGCCGTCCGGCGGGGCGTCATCGGCCTGATGAAGACGCTCTCCCACGAGTTCGCCCCGGCGGTGCGGACGAACGCGGTGCTGCCGGGCGCCCACGAGACGGGCCGCATCGAGGAACTCGTCGAGGACGCCGTCGAGCGCGGCGACTACGAGGACTACGGGGCCGGCCTCGACGACTGGGCCGACGACGTTCCCCTCGAACGGATCGGCGAGCCACGGGAACTGGGCGAGGCCGTCGCGTGGCTCTGCAGCGAGCGGGCGTCGTACCTCAACGGCGCGGCGGTGCCCGTCGACGGCGGGTCCACCCGGAGCGTCTGA